AGAATCATAGACTTGCGTTAACATTTTGGGATACAAGCCAATGCCAATAATTGGCACTAATAAGCAAGCAATAATAAAGACTTCTCTGGGTTCAGCATCCACTAAAACTTCATGAGAAACTAACTCTTGATTTTCCTTTCCGTAGAAAATTTCTCTTAACATGGAAAGGAGATAAATGGGAGTTAAAATCACCCCAACAGCCGCTAAAAACACCACAATTACCTTAAAAGTTGTGTTATAAGCATCACTGGTAGAAAAGCCAATAAAGACCATTACCTCAGCAACAAAACCACTCATTCCAGGTAATGCTAGAGACGCAAGCGAACAAGTGGTAAACATGGCAAAAATCTTTTGCATACGCTGTCCGACACCGCCCATTTCATCTAACATTAGGGTGTGGGTACGGTCATAGGTTGCCCCAACTAAGAAGAAGAGACTCGCCCCAATTAAGCCATGAGACACCATCTGTAATACAGCCCCACTTAAGCCCAAATTGGTAAAAGAGGCAATTCCAATTAGCACAAACCCCATGTGAGAAATCGAAGAATAGGCAATTTTCCGTTTGAGGTTCCGTTGGGCAAAGGAGGTTAAGGCAGCATAAATAATATTCACCACCCCTAAAATCACCAGTGCTGGGGCAAAATAAGCATGGGCATCTGGAAGCATTCCTGCATTCATACGAATTAAGGCATAGCCACCCATTTTTAAGAGAATCCCAGCTAATAGCATATGTACTGGGGCAGTTGCTTCGCCATGGGCATCAGGAAGCCAAGTGTGTAGGGGAAAAATTGGTAATTTAACTGCATAGGCAATTAAGAAAGCAGCATAAAGCCAGAGTTGGACATTAACCGCAATATCCTTTGCCGCCAAACCCCGCATATCAAAGGTGACAGTATCGCCATAGAAAGCCATGGCTAAAGCCGCAACTAAGATAAATAATGATCCGCCTGCGGTATAGAGGATGAACTTAGTGGCAGCATAGAGACGTTTTTTACCACCCCAAATTGATAGCAGAAGATAAACTGGAATTAACTCTAACTCCCACACTAAGAAGAATAACAACATATCCTGCACAGCAAAGACAGCAATTTGTCCGCCGTACATGGCAAGCAAGAGGAAGTAAAAGAGTTTCGGTTTGAGACTCACTGGCCAAGCAGCTAAAGTGGCAAGGGTGGTAATAAACCCTGTCAGAATAATTAAGGGCATGGAAATGCCATCGGCACCCACTGACCAATTGAGATCAAGTTGCGGAATCCAACTATAACTTTCTACCAGTTGTAAGTCAGGGTTAGAAAAGTCATAGTCCAAATAAAAGCCCGCTACAATGAGGGCAAAGTTAATTAATCCGATTACAAGGGCATACCAGCGCACTTGCTTCCCATCTTTATCTGGGATTAAAGGAATAAAAAATGATGCAATTAAGGGAAAAAGAATAACGGTTGTTAACCAGGGAAAATTTGTCATAGTTGGATCAAGGGTGATATAACGTTACTCTCATTAAGTGTCAGACAATTGTTATGAGCGGGGGAATATAACGTCCCCCGTTAGGTATTTTAATTGCCTTAAGCAATGCTGAAAACAATCACAAACCCTAAAACAGCCCCAAAGACAATCAAGGCATAAAATTGGGCGCGACCATTTTCAAAGTATTTCAAGCCTTCGCCACTGATGATGGCAGCTAAACCAGTTAGGTTGACAACTCCATCCACGACGCGATAGTCCACTTCTAGCACTTGTCGGGCAATGCGACGACTTCCTTTGACAAAGAGGCGATCATAGAGTTCGTCAAAGTACCATTTGTTAAGGGAGAAGCGGTAAAGGAAGGGGAATTTCTGCGCGATCGCGCTTGGATCAATTTTACGACTTGCATACATCAAAGACGCTACAGTAATCCCAATTAAAGCAATTCCCACTGAGTTCCCTGCCATAATCAAAAATTCTGACCATTCAAACTCAGCGCTAGCTTCCAACACTTCCTCTAAGGTTTCTCCAGGGGCATAAATAAACTGCTCAAAGAAGTTTTCCCAAGGTTTCCCAAGATAACCAATGGCAATAGAGGGAATGGCTAAAATAATTAAAGGCACTGTCATGCTCAAAGGCGATTCATGAGGGGTTTCACTATGATGATGGTCGTGTGCGTCCTGTTCAGATTCTAATTCTTGAGTATCCATTGCCCCTGGCCCAAAAGCGGGTTTAAAGGAAGCAAGAATCGACTCATCATTGCCCCGAAATTCTCCTTCAAAGGTCATAAAATACATTCGGAACATATAGAAAGCAGTTAACCCTGCTGTTAACCAACCCACAAACCATAAAGCAGGGTTAGTATGAAACGCCTCACTTAAAATTTCATCTTTTGACCAAAACCCAGCAAAGGGAGGAATCCCACAAATGGCTATCGTTCCGACCAAAAAGGTTAATGAGGTAATGGGCATATATTTGCGTAAGCCTCCCATCAGGCGCATATCTTGGGCAAGTGCAGGGTTATGACCCACTACTTCTTCCATGCCATGAATCACTGAACCTGAACACAGGAATAACATCGCCTTAAAGAAAGCATGAGTGGTCAGATGGAAAAGCCCTGCGGTATAGCCACCGACTCCCATCGCCATAACCATATACCCTAATTGGGAAATCGTTGAATAGGCTAACCCTTTCTTAATGTCATTTTGAGTGAGCGCAATAGTTGCCCCTAAAAAGGCAGTAAATGCACCTGTCCAAGCAATAACAGTCATGACTGAGGGTAAATTTTCAAAGACAGGATACATTCGGGCAATGAGAAAAACCCCAGCAGCAACCATTGTAGCAGCGTGAATGAGTGCTGAAATGGGAGTAGGGCCTTCCATCGCATCAGGTAGCCAGACATGGAGGGGGAATTGGGCGGACTTTGCTACAGGGCCCAAGAAGACTAAAAATCCAAATAAACTGGCAAGACTTGCGCCAATAATTCCAGACTGGACAAGGGTTTCCAGTTGTACACCCATCTCTGAAAATTCAAACGTGCCAGTTGCCCAATAAAGCCCTAACATTCCCAATAAGAAGCCAAAGTCACCCACACGGTTAACCACAAAGGCTTTTTGACAAGCATCTGCTGCGGCTTTTCGGTCATACCAGAAGCCAATGAGAAGGTAAGAAGCCATTCCCACTAACTCCCAAAAAATATACACTTGCACCAAATTGGGACTCATCACTAAGCCCAACATGGAAGAAGCAAATAAACTGAGATAGGCATAAAAGCGGACATAACCGGGGTCATGTTCCATATAACCATCGGTGTAGATCATCACCAAAAAGGCAACGGTGGTGACTACTGCCAACATCAGGGTCGTTAAATGGTCAATGGTATAACCCATCGTTAATTTAAAGTCTCCTGCTGCTGCCCATTCAAAAGTCTGAAGAAAGGCTTCATGACCATTGAGTTGACTCCATAGCAGGGCATAAGATAAAACCATTGTCGCTCCAGCAAGGAAAACAATAAAAATTGCTGTCGGTTGACGGAGACGACTAACAGTTTGATTAAATGAAATCAGCCCTAAGCCGACGAGCATTGCACCCGCCAAGGGAAGGACTGGTATTAGCCAAGCATACTGATATAGCTGTTCCATAAAATTTAAACAAGCGTGATCTGGCGGTTATACTCTCATTGATGCTTAAGAACTCAAGCCTCTTCCACTGTCTTCAGTGAGAGAGAGTAGAAATACCGTTAACAATTGTGACACATCTAGGAAGATAGTCAGTGCTGATTATTCTGTCTAAAGTTAGGGATTTTCCCCTCTGGTCACAATTTGATTAATAAAATAATATTTAATTTTGATTAAGATTCTATCAATTTTGCAACAATGGAGGGTATGGGCAAGCGGTAGCGAAACAGCGGATTCATCTGTCAGGGTAATAAGAAGATCACAAATAAGGAGTCCAATTCATGGAAAAGGAAGACAGTTCTAACCCAATTTGGGAATATAAGGTCATTCATCTGAATATTAAAAACAATGAAGCCCCCAGTGCTGAAGCAGCCAGTTCAGCCACTAAGGGAACATTTAGCCCGCAATTTCTAAAACAGGAGTTTCCTGATATTTATAGTGATAAAAGTAATGCTAATCACCCTGCTCGTCAACTACAGGAAGCTCTCAACCGTCTAGGAAAAGAAGGTTGGGAGTTATTAGAAATTTCTCAAATTGGTTCGCTAACAATGATGTTTTTTAAGCGTTTGAAACCAAAAGGCAACACGGATTAACCGGCATTAAATTGCAAGGCTTTTC
This window of the Euhalothece natronophila Z-M001 genome carries:
- a CDS encoding NAD(P)H-quinone oxidoreductase subunit 5, with translation MEQLYQYAWLIPVLPLAGAMLVGLGLISFNQTVSRLRQPTAIFIVFLAGATMVLSYALLWSQLNGHEAFLQTFEWAAAGDFKLTMGYTIDHLTTLMLAVVTTVAFLVMIYTDGYMEHDPGYVRFYAYLSLFASSMLGLVMSPNLVQVYIFWELVGMASYLLIGFWYDRKAAADACQKAFVVNRVGDFGFLLGMLGLYWATGTFEFSEMGVQLETLVQSGIIGASLASLFGFLVFLGPVAKSAQFPLHVWLPDAMEGPTPISALIHAATMVAAGVFLIARMYPVFENLPSVMTVIAWTGAFTAFLGATIALTQNDIKKGLAYSTISQLGYMVMAMGVGGYTAGLFHLTTHAFFKAMLFLCSGSVIHGMEEVVGHNPALAQDMRLMGGLRKYMPITSLTFLVGTIAICGIPPFAGFWSKDEILSEAFHTNPALWFVGWLTAGLTAFYMFRMYFMTFEGEFRGNDESILASFKPAFGPGAMDTQELESEQDAHDHHHSETPHESPLSMTVPLIILAIPSIAIGYLGKPWENFFEQFIYAPGETLEEVLEASAEFEWSEFLIMAGNSVGIALIGITVASLMYASRKIDPSAIAQKFPFLYRFSLNKWYFDELYDRLFVKGSRRIARQVLEVDYRVVDGVVNLTGLAAIISGEGLKYFENGRAQFYALIVFGAVLGFVIVFSIA
- the ndhD1 gene encoding photosynthetic/respiratory NAD(P)H-quinone oxidoreductase subunit D1, with the translated sequence MTNFPWLTTVILFPLIASFFIPLIPDKDGKQVRWYALVIGLINFALIVAGFYLDYDFSNPDLQLVESYSWIPQLDLNWSVGADGISMPLIILTGFITTLATLAAWPVSLKPKLFYFLLLAMYGGQIAVFAVQDMLLFFLVWELELIPVYLLLSIWGGKKRLYAATKFILYTAGGSLFILVAALAMAFYGDTVTFDMRGLAAKDIAVNVQLWLYAAFLIAYAVKLPIFPLHTWLPDAHGEATAPVHMLLAGILLKMGGYALIRMNAGMLPDAHAYFAPALVILGVVNIIYAALTSFAQRNLKRKIAYSSISHMGFVLIGIASFTNLGLSGAVLQMVSHGLIGASLFFLVGATYDRTHTLMLDEMGGVGQRMQKIFAMFTTCSLASLALPGMSGFVAEVMVFIGFSTSDAYNTTFKVIVVFLAAVGVILTPIYLLSMLREIFYGKENQELVSHEVLVDAEPREVFIIACLLVPIIGIGLYPKMLTQVYDSTTVAYTNRLRDAVPSLVKPSEVAQVDSSLVSLTASLLK